GTGATGGAAACTATCAGACCCAACTTTATAGCTTCTTCATACGTTATATTTCCTGTCGTTTCTGTTTTCTGTCTCTTAGCCTCAACATTATTATCAATGTTATCTCTTTTATGCGACACTGTCTCTTGTTTCCTTTTTTTGGCACTGAGTTTGTTCCTCTTAGGATCAGCAGGAGATATGACCTCCTCAGTGGTTCTTTTTCGTGATATATTCGggttttcttcatttttattAGGAGTATTGTATGGAACTGAATTTGTGTTTTTAGAAGCATCTGGTAGGCAGGTATATAGTGGTATTGTGTTCATCTCTATTGCTTGTCTTGCTTGTTCTCTAGCCTTTCGACGctgttttctatttttctttttctttttttcattaattatagGTTCAGACACtcgttttattgttttatttccgGGATTCTGAATAGTCCAATTAGCGTCGAATTGTACGGATATCGCGTCTTGTTCTGTCTGCTCTGATACATCAGATACTGCTGGTGAATCGTTACTATCTTCTATGATTATAGAGTGAGCATGACACTCAGTATCAGTAGGCAAAGCCTCTGATTCATCAAGATTACTATCACTCAGTGAATGACCCGGAGCGCCTGAGTTAGTTTTCCAAGCTGGTCCAGCAACTCTTCCATCAAGCTGGGTACGGCTTAGACCCTGCGCCGAGCTTGGATAAGCCACTGGTCCAACAACACTTCCACTAGATTGGCTATGGCTTAGCGCCATTCTTTCATCATTTGTAAAGACAGAGGTTAGTGTAGAAACACTGCCTCGTCGTGTAAACAGAGAAGGCATTGTGGGAACACCACCAACACTTTGAAAATTATGCGAGAGCATAGTAGAACTGTCCCGTTGAGTAAAATCGTAGGGTATTGTAGTGAAAAAACCACTGTGGGAAAGACGGGATCTTGCCAGAGCATTTTCATGATTGTATGGCACTGTCGAAACAGCACCAATACACATACTATTAGCTAGCCTGGCGGCTCTGTCATAGCTGTGTGTGGAAACACCACTAAAATCTCTATTCTGGTCTCTCATGATATCCTGTGTTGAAACTCGTGCGAAGGGGTTTATGTCAGTAGGTAACCAACCTGAAAACGAGTGATGTTGTTCAACATACAGTCTGAGAGTCGGTAAGAAAACAATTATAgttcacaaaaatatattgactagtatttaaaatatgatattgaAGGATTTGTCAGCAAGGGcttagccagccagtgaactagggggggGGGAGCAAGTTGATATCGCCTGAGGCCACAGacgggcatacattgtatgtaaaatttgagctcttgGGGGGAGGTggctgcccccccccccccccccccagagctcaaattttacctgcctgtacctgcctacaCCCATGTTTGTCAGCATTTCACAAACTGTATGTTCTGTTGCTGTTTTTATGTGCATTTTTACGGGAAGTTATCCACACTCCTTTTTTGTCAGAAAATTGTATGTTATTTATACTCGGAATCAAAagtagaaaaagaaaaagtagaggaatgaaaaaaaacttcaaacgATTTTCTCGCGTGGTGACAACAAATTTCGTAAAATGGCCTGTAACAAAGTGttattcaattatattattatattatattatatcatacTATAGGCACATTTTTAACAAATTGACCAAGTGccatggtaagctcaagaaggcttgtgtacCCACAACTcagaaaacaatatatataatatacaaaacataaaacatccacaacaacaacaaagcTTACCTCCTTTTCTGTATCTTTCGAACCGTACAAGCTTCTTGTCACCTTCTCCGATGGTGCTGCCGACAATACTGTTCCCGAAGGCCTTTTTCACCGCATCATGGATTTTGGTCCGCTGCTCTTTGGACATGCCTGTTACGTCTATCTGTTGATAAATGTTTGACGTTTTAGTAAACAGGCAGacaagtatttaatttataacaatttgatgaggatttttttgataattattgataGTATATAGTATTTGATAGTAAAAAGCTACTTATaagttacgaaataaatatttttcatttttttcatttttcaatttTACAACATGAATGCAGTATAACTGGATCAGACATGAGTGGCGGGAGagatgaccgaacgggatagtcttatgtatctttttGGAAGatcagcattatgctgaggcgagcccatttcgtggtaaacaaatttcaatatgtttaaatcttatttttttgtaatatatatatttctgtatgTAATTTAACACTTTCGACACCGCGTACCTGACACTCGGGCACTCGTAAACTTTACTCAGATGCCGGCGTACCCGGTAGTCGGGCACGAGCTATAAACCTACACGCGACGCCAAAGTACCCGACAGGCGGGCAAGCATTGCATCTTCGCTACCTCAGGGCTGCCACTGCCACTAACAGAAAAAGTCTTCTGATTATTATGTACTTGTGTGGTCGAAAAATTGGTACagttgattattatattttattacttcactttgtatttttatttacttaacctaatgcgattacaaaataaaaattcttattAGTTGGTTACGTTAAATTGCATACACGGTAATGTATCAATAGGAGATACGGATAAACAGATGAGACAgcagatttaattttattcacgaAGTATACGAAAGTTACTTGGCACAGCCCTGAACGTCCGCCGCTTGCCCGACTAGCGGGTTCGCGGCGTGCGGCATTGAGTTGCACGTCGTCGTTGCTCGACTAGCGAGTACTGTCGGTTTCTGGGGTATTGTTCGAAATTTTGCCTGGTTGCGAAAGTGTAaagttttaccacgaaataaatgatttatgattaagATTTTAGTTTAGACtagcaaaaaaaatttacaataaactatgccattcagttttcttaaatgtatttaaccataccctgaagttaaaggagtaaaaataagcttttggcaaaaattttatttagtacAACCTTTTATTCAACTAAttctcattgagacaattctaaaaaccccaaacacaattaggttgccttgttttatcacagagttcctatggctacctactgtctccatcatcagatcagctctatgtcataataatattgcattgtcatatGTTTCATAGaagcatgcaaaatttcagcatTCATCGGAAACCTGGAAGTAgatgaaatttaatttgcaagatttgattacagaccaaCAGACAgtgggacaggtgaaactaaataaaagcttttaaaaaaggCACAAATATCCAGggaagaaaatgaggactatgttaCGGAGACatggtcgtccactatcctcttaagcTAAAACAAACTAATACCTACTTCAACCTTCTCACTACTAGCTTCCGACATGGCCAGTTTATTGATCCGGTCCCACTCATCCATCGGCAGGATCTC
This portion of the Cydia pomonella isolate Wapato2018A chromosome 7, ilCydPomo1, whole genome shotgun sequence genome encodes:
- the LOC133519568 gene encoding uncharacterized protein LOC133519568 isoform X1, giving the protein MSSGNWGNRKPWGGRGRGGFGGRDRGSRGGVNKNYRGHNFGNNRGFRGGRQNDYGGRGPPQPFQNYGKTPRDMPGKRLSEEEIGVTEYINDHEGFLGVIKSRYSDFQVSEINLNGEIAKLTNTKPPQPPVDKDIEQDEDLLLNKYNVEILPMDEWDRINKLAMSEASSEKVEIDVTGMSKEQRTKIHDAVKKAFGNSIVGSTIGEGDKKLVRFERYRKGGWLPTDINPFARVSTQDIMRDQNRDFSGVSTHSYDRAARLANSMCIGAVSTVPYNHENALARSRLSHSGFFTTIPYDFTQRDSSTMLSHNFQSVGGVPTMPSLFTRRGSVSTLTSVFTNDERMALSHSQSSGSVVGPVAYPSSAQGLSRTQLDGRVAGPAWKTNSGAPGHSLSDSNLDESEALPTDTECHAHSIIIEDSNDSPAVSDVSEQTEQDAISVQFDANWTIQNPGNKTIKRVSEPIINEKKKKKNRKQRRKAREQARQAIEMNTIPLYTCLPDASKNTNSVPYNTPNKNEENPNISRKRTTEEVISPADPKRNKLSAKKRKQETVSHKRDNIDNNVEAKRQKTETTGNITYEEAIKLGLIVSITTLNGHFSPQLSEEFQQKIQTRLMEEARQPNASPGPIFRGKPIYSNGALRLWCEDETTLSWLKHTTSTINISSGNKIIVKSQRQVEPMVRCGIVLPGIWDDFSLVAKTLRYQNAWAEVDRWKLHRIEKQETDTFAVVYVPEILVKKILEHGRRLGFMLGSVYIKFQGSRGKYSELPPQNVLQNMHKRMDSAITNQQSQTLDRTDSILEKDVEFGEHLESEREDFIRHHSESGDNTQATSIERQKKREGIPREGIPFSQL
- the LOC133519568 gene encoding uncharacterized protein LOC133519568 isoform X3 encodes the protein MDEWDRINKLAMSEASSEKVEIDVTGMSKEQRTKIHDAVKKAFGNSIVGSTIGEGDKKLVRFERYRKGGWLPTDINPFARVSTQDIMRDQNRDFSGVSTHSYDRAARLANSMCIGAVSTVPYNHENALARSRLSHSGFFTTIPYDFTQRDSSTMLSHNFQSVGGVPTMPSLFTRRGSVSTLTSVFTNDERMALSHSQSSGSVVGPVAYPSSAQGLSRTQLDGRVAGPAWKTNSGAPGHSLSDSNLDESEALPTDTECHAHSIIIEDSNDSPAVSDVSEQTEQDAISVQFDANWTIQNPGNKTIKRVSEPIINEKKKKKNRKQRRKAREQARQAIEMNTIPLYTCLPDASKNTNSVPYNTPNKNEENPNISRKRTTEEVISPADPKRNKLSAKKRKQETVSHKRDNIDNNVEAKRQKTETTGNITYEEAIKLGLIVSITTLNGHFSPQLSEEFQQKIQTRLMEEARQPNASPGPIFRGKPIYSNGALRLWCEDETTLSWLKHTTSTINISSGNKIIVKSQRQVEPMVRCGIVLPGIWDDFSLVAKTLRYQNAWAEVDRWKLHRIEKQETDTFAVVYVPEILVKKILEHGRRLGFMLGSVYIKFQGSRGKYSELPPQNVLQNMHKRMDSAITNQQSQTLDRTDSILEKDVEFGEHLESEREDFIRHHSESGDNTQATSIERQKKREGIPREGIPFSQL